One region of Chanodichthys erythropterus isolate Z2021 chromosome 19, ASM2448905v1, whole genome shotgun sequence genomic DNA includes:
- the fads6 gene encoding fatty acid desaturase 6, translated as MQNIPEKRGQTDSLLGPASRDGEGRGDSEGDAQGKQADAERETLMMELTRLVQKSVRESSWWEKRGIDCTILTAAFISLPAGFLLLGSSQLLYFLLGLLIMGVAHAVITVKGAHLASHGALSESPAWADFWAVFFIEVCGSFSARAGVQAHVKMHHAHTNVIGLGDSSTWKMPFLPRSVYLFIAPLAVPIITPVVAVGQLKGQSPLQIARTVVCVCVGFLSQYYLLRCVSGLSCGSALMVMLLCRAMFSVTFIHVNIFQHIGLPMFSASSRPKRIYQMTHGVLNLPRNPLLDWTFGHSLINCHIEHHLFPFLSDNMCLKVKPIVSQYLKEKKLPYQEDGYVSRLRLFFHRYQELMVFAPPITELVGMQ; from the exons ATGCAGAACATTCCAGAGAAGAGGGGACAGACCGACAGCCTGCTAGGGCCCGCGTCCCGGGATGGTGAAGGACGCGGGGACTCCGAGGGGGACGCGCAGGGGAAGCAGGCGGACGCGGAGCGGGAGACGCTGATGATGGAGCTCACGCGACTGGTGCAGAAGAGTGTGCGTGAGAGCAGCTGGTGGGAGAAGAGAGGGATAGACTGCACCATCCTCACCGCAGCCTTCATCAGTTTACCTGCAG GGTTCCTGTTGTTGGGTTCGTCTCAGCTGCTGTATTTCCTGTTGGGTCTGCTGATAATGGGCGTGGCTCACGCTGTCATCACTGTTAAAGGCGCACATCTGGCCAGTCACGGCGCGCTCAGTGAGTCTCCGGCCTGGGCCGACTTCTGGGCCGTCTTCTTCATCGAA GTGTGCGGCTCGTTCTCAGCGCGGGCAGGTGTTCAGGCTCATGTTAAGATGCATCACGCTCACACTAATGTGATCGGCCTGGGAGACTCCAGCACCTGGAAGATGCCCTTCCTGCCTCGATCCGTCTACCTGTTCATCGCTCCGCTGGCCGTCCCCATCATCACACCCGTCGTCGCTGTCG GTCAGCTGAAGGGTCAGTCTCCGCTCCAGATCGCACGCAccgtcgtgtgtgtgtgtgtggggtttCTCTCTCAGTATTACCTGCTCAGGTGTGTGTCGGGGCTGTCGTGCGGCTCTGCTCTGATGGTCATGCTTCTGTGTCGAGCCATGTTCTCCGTCACGTTCATACACGTCAACATATTTCAG CACATCGGACTGCCAATGTTTTCTGCCAGTAGCCGTCCAAAACGGATCTACCAGATGACGCACGGAGTCCTGAACCTTCCCAGAAACCCGCTGCTGGACTGGACCTTTGGCCATTCCCTCATCAACTGCCACATCGAGCATCACCTTTTCCCATTCCTGTCGGACAACATGTGCCTGAAG GTGAAGCCCATCGTGTCTCAGTATCTGAAGGAGAAGAAGCTCCCGTATCAGGAGGACGGTTACGTCTCCCGTCTGCGGCTCTTCTTCCACAGGTATCAGGAGCTGATGGTGTTTGCTCCGCCCATCACTGAGCTCGTGGGAATGCAATGA